The Planctomycetia bacterium genomic sequence TGACGAACTGTTCCTTAATGGCAAGATTCGGATTGAGAATTGAATTCGCCATGTAATCGAGCGGCGACGATCCGCCAACGGCGCTCAAGTCCGGCCCGACCTGGCCGCCGGCGCGGCTGACGCTGTGGCAACGCATGCAACTGAGATCGGCGCGGCGAAAGATCCGCTCGCCGCGTTCCGCGTTACCGTGTAATTCGACGGCGGCGACGATTTCGGCCACTTGCTCGGGCGTCGGCGGCATATCGTCCGACGAGACGCCCGCGGCGGCGCTCAACACGTCCGACAGGGCCGCGTCGCTGCGACCGACTGAGTACATATAGCGCAAAGCGCGCTTCGCGACGTCGACTTGGAGCTGCTGTTGCGACAACGCGTGCGCTAGTTGATCCGGCCCTTCCTTGCGCTGGAAAAACGCATTCATCAGCGGGCCGGGATCGTCTTCCGGCGTGGCCGCGGCCAAGACCTTCGCCGATTGCACGGCGGCGAGTTCCAGATCGACGCCGATCAAACCCGCCGCGGCCTGCATGCGCGTGGCGACGCCGGGCGCCGCCTCGGAGAGTTTGAGCAACGCCTCGCGATTCGCCTCGCCGCCGATGGACACCAGCCCCGCGATGGCCGCGCGCTGGAGATCGGCCGCGGCGTGATCGCTCGTGGCGAGTTTCCGCAGTGCAGGGGCCGCCGCCTCCACGCGGCAGGCCGCCGCAAGTCGGACTGCGGCTAGCTGCACCTTCGCGTCATCGAATTCGGTCAGCGCCGCGAGGTCCTGCAGATCCCCTGAGGGAATCACCTTGCGCGAGAGCGCCGCGTCGGTCAATCCGGCCATCGCTGTCAGCCGCAGCTCGGGCGTCATCGCGTCGGACTTCATCACGTTGTCGAACACGACGCGCAAGTCGAACTCATTGCCGCGGCTGCAGATCATTTCGACGACCGTCGGTTGACGTTCCGCCGGCAATCGTCCGCCGCGGTAGAGCTTCATCAGCGGACCCACCGTCGAGGGCGGCTCTTCCGCCGCGCGCAA encodes the following:
- a CDS encoding c-type cytochrome, with protein sequence MLRRCSRAHIGALLCSAAMLCSSTTLRAAEEPPSTVGPLMKLYRGGRLPAERQPTVVEMICSRGNEFDLRVVFDNVMKSDAMTPELRLTAMAGLTDAALSRKVIPSGDLQDLAALTEFDDAKVQLAAVRLAAACRVEAAAPALRKLATSDHAAADLQRAAIAGLVSIGGEANREALLKLSEAAPGVATRMQAAAGLIGVDLELAAVQSAKVLAAATPEDDPGPLMNAFFQRKEGPDQLAHALSQQQLQVDVAKRALRYMYSVGRSDAALSDVLSAAAGVSSDDMPPTPEQVAEIVAAVELHGNAERGERIFRRADLSCMRCHSVSRAGGQVGPDLSAVGGSSPLDYMANSILNPNLAIKEQFVTRIFETSDGLQLSGVLIDRDENRIRLRDAQGNLVVIPTSDVEAEAEGPTMMPTGLTKFLTRDELLDLIKFVSELGKPGDYAVQTVPTMQRWRVMLNPPAELTSSVPHLENIRQFVLGGAEYAWAPAYGKVAGKLPLAELRQGDQPKVLILRGELQVNEGGAIGVKIESSEPVQAWVDEQPFQSETEFETELEPGRHAIILRVEVSGQSDPELRVQFHRPAESTAQFEVVGGA